A single window of Diachasmimorpha longicaudata isolate KC_UGA_2023 chromosome 12, iyDiaLong2, whole genome shotgun sequence DNA harbors:
- the L(3)l1231 gene encoding INO80 complex subunit D: protein MNGCMRWNSLEPMESMKIPVNPTMDNKLKFSDRLKALLKTESRQDVDPYVFSEPEPMLSTKGDAKRNHQVIKSTGRGKSVKRKTKDIIGVTDPQGEQSPDNSDFNRSLELRCFTNSLPKRDDSQRRQGRDHTLLYYPRAGDEISDSDSSGDELSIYQRHWFTGDITGPRAARLSQVRSQLRRRLLQLHKGGQESERLLRDKTQQLLETAARSQLTKRLRSTVISRSSAIPLLAGGPCGVDGCGQTSLPSTRHCSQHIMLNSDQLLFEHCTAKFSDNTQCCVPVFDVTHELPLCPEHARKRDNYNRKAQETKPKKTRKKSTSPSIPRTKSCKSRPKKRKRPPSKPIEEKIVDCFEEHYGGEIIQESMGNKTLNNINVVAQGSSNNANLNALGLGLGTLGLGGGLKVELGDHEVFAALDPTEHDFGNVLSNLPADAFNDLFIESRNGEYEPSREEEEELERALEAVDKDVRNLERMGQTHGLLEPALLAQLMSDIAS, encoded by the exons ATGAACGGCTGCATGAG GTGGAACAGTCTGGAGCCAATGGAGTCgatgaaaattccagtgaatCCAACCATGGACAATAAACTCAAGTTTTCGGATCGTTTGAAAGCCCTTTTGAAAACTGAATCACGACAGGATGTTGATCCCTACGTATTCAGTGAGCCAGAGCCAATGCTATCAACAAAAGGTGATGCTAAACGCAATCATCAGGTGATAAAATCAACAGGACGTGGTAAATCGGTGAAAAGAAAAACGAAGGATATTATTGGTGTTACTGATCCCCAGGGGGAGCAGTCACCTGATAACAGCGATTTTAACAGATCCCTTGAGCTTCGTTGCTTCACGAATTCCCTTCCCAAAAGGGATGATTCACAGAGAAGACAGGGACGTGATCATACACTCCTGTACTACCCACGTGCTGGCGATGAGATATCAGACAGTGATTCCAGTGGTGATGAGTTGAGTATTTACCAGAGACATTGGTTCACTGGAGACATTACCGGTCCAAGGGCTGCACGATTGTCCCAGGTGAGATCACAGCTCAGAAGACGTCTTCTCCAGCTTCATAAGGGTGGACAAGAGTCTGAGAGACTTCTGAGGGACAAAACTCAGCAACTTCTGGAGACAGCTGCGAGGAGTCAGTTGACAAAGCGTTTGAGATCAACTGTTATCAGCAGATCTTCAGCAATTCCACTACTTGCTGGTGGCCCCTGTGGTGTCGATGGCTGTGGTCAAACTTCATTACCATCAACTCGTCATTGTTCGCAACACATTATGCTTAACAGTGATCAATTGTTATTCGAGCACTGCACTGCCAAATTCAGTGACAATACCCAGTGTTGTGTACCTGTTTTTGATGTCACTCATGAATTACCATTGTGCCCGGAGCATGCACGTAAACGTGACAATTATAATCGTAAAGCTCAGGAAACAAAACCAaagaaaacgagaaaaaaatcaacatcgcCAAGCATTCCAAGAACGAAGAGCTGTAAGTCGAGACCTAAAAAGAGGAAACGACCGCCCAGCAAACCCATCGAggagaaaattgttgattgCTTTGAGGAACATTATGGCGGAGAGATTATTCAGGAGTCTATGGGGAATAAAACGTTGAATAATATCAATGTTGTGGCGCAAGGAAGTTCTAATAATGCGAATCTCAATGCACTTGGACTCGGTTTGGGAACCCTTGGACTTGGGGGCGGACTCAAAGTCGAGCTTGGGGATCACGAAGTCTTCGCTGCTTTGGATCCTACGGAACATGACTTTGGAAATGTTCTCAGTAATTTGCCTGCTGATGCgttcaatgatttatttattg AAAGTCGAAACGGCGAGTACGAGCCCTCGAGGGAAGAGGAGGAAGAGCTTGAAAGGGCGCTGGAAGCCGTAGACAAGGACGTGAGAAACCTCGAGCGAATGGGCCAGACCCACGGACTGCTAGAACCCGCCCTACTCGCCCAACTAATGTCCGACATTGCCTCGTAG